TGTAGCGCCGCGCCGCGCCGGGTAGTCGCGGGAGGACTGCCGACGAGGAGGAGTACGTGGACCCGATCAAGCCCGCGAAAGTCGTGAAGGACGCCCTGGAGAAGGCGGTGGAGAAGGTCGCCGACCTGGCGACGCCGCCGATCCCGGGCGCGCCGGGCAGCGCGCCGCCCCCGCTGGAGGAGCCCACCGGGCCGAAGCCGGCGCCCCCGCGCAAGGCGGACCAGGGATCACCGGAGACGCGCACGGCGACGGGCGCCCGCACCGGCGCCGATGCCGACGTGCGGGAGCAGCAGGGCGAGTACCTGACGACGTCGACGGGCGCGCGCCTGCACGACACGGACCACTCGCTCCGGGCGGGCCGGCGCGGCCCGACGCTGCTCCAGGACCACCACCTGCGGGAGAAGATCACCCACTTCGACCACGAGCGCATCCCCGAGCGGGTGGTGCACGCGCGGGGCGCGGGCGCGCACGGCGTGTTCGTCGGCTACGGCAACGCCACGAACGTGTGCAAGGCCGCGTTCCTCGACGAGGGCGTCACCACGCCCGTCTTCGTCCGCTTCTCCACCGTGCTCGGCTCGCGCGGCTCCGCCGACACGGTGCGCGACACCCGCGGCTTCGCGACGAAGTTCTACACGTCCGAGGGCACGTTCGACCTGGTGGGCAACAACATCCCGGTGTTCTTCATCCAGGACGGCATCAAGTTCCCGGACATCATCCACGCCGCCAAGCCGCACCCCGACCGCGAGATCCCGCAGGCGCAGAGCGCGCACGACACGTTCTGGGACTTCGTGTCCCTGCACACCGAGGCCACGCACCACGTCCTGTGGAACATGTCCGACCGCGGCATCCCGCGCTCCTACCGCATGATGGAGGGCTTCGGCGTCCACTCCTTCCGGCTCGTCAACGCCGAGGGCGGGACGGCGCTCGCGAAGTTCCACTGGAAGCCCAAGCTCGGCGTGCACTCCCTGACGTGGGAGGAGGCGCAGATGATCGGCGGCGTGGACCCGGACTTCCACCGGCGCGACCTGTACGACGCCATCGAGGCGGGCGCGTTCCCGCAGTGGGAGCTGGGCATCCAGGTCTTCCCGGACACCCCGGAGCAGACCTTCGAGGGCATCGACCTGCTGGACTCCACGAAGATCGTGCCCGAGGAACTGGCGCCGGTGCAGCCGATCGGCGTGCTCACCCTCAACCGCAACCCCACGAACTTCTTCGCCGAGACCGAGCAGGTCGCCTTCCACCTCGGCAACCTGGTGCCCGGCATCGACGTCACGGACGACCCGCTGTTCCAGACCCGCCTGTTCTCCTACCTGGACACGCAGCTCTCCCGGCTGGGCGGGCCGAACTTCAACCAGATCCCGATCAACCGGCCGCACGTCCCGGTCAACGACATGTTCCGCGACGGGTTCCACCAGCACGCCGTGCACCGCGGCGTCGCGCCGTACAAGCCGAACACGCTCGACGGCGGCTGCCCGTTCTTCGCGGGCGCGGACACCGGGGCCTTGGTCGAGGTGCCGCAGCCGGTGGCGGAGTCGGTGAAGGAACGCCGCGCGCACGTGACCGTCGACGACCACTTCAGCCAGGCCCGCCTGTTCTACCGGAGCATGACGCCGGTGGAGCGCGAGCACATCGTGCGGGCGTTCACGTTCGAGCTGGGCAAGTGCTACGAGCAGGCGGTCAAGGAGCGCGAGCTGCGCGTGCTCGCCAACGTCGACGCCGACCTGTGCGCGAAGGTGGCCCAGGGCCTGGGCCTGCCCGCGCCGGAGCCCACCGAGGTGCCGGCGGACGTGACGCCCAGCCCGGCGCTGTCCCAGCTCGGCGGCGAGTGGCCCGCGGACGGCCGGATGATCGGCATCGTCGTCGACGCGGACGACCCGGACGGGCTGGCCGACCTGCACGCGCTGCGCCAGTCCATCTCGGCGGCCGGCATGGTGCCGCTGCTGATCGCCGCCCGGGGCGGGACCCTGGCGGACGGCCTGGTCGCCCAGCGCACCTTCCTCACCGCGCGCTCGGTGGAGTTCGACGCGCTCCTGGTGGCGAGCGCGCCCGCACCCGCCCCGGACGCGCTGCCGCAGCGCGACGCGAAGGCGGGCGCCCCGTCGCTCACCGTCGACCCGCGCGTGGTCCTGATGCTCCAGGAGGTCTACCGCCACGCGAAGGCGGTCGTCGCCTGGGGCACCGGGCCGACCGCGCTGGCCGAGGCCGGCCTGGTCCCCGGCGAGCCCGGCGTGGTGGTCACCGAGACCGCCGCGCAGGCCCTGGAGCAGCTCCAGGGCCTGCTGCCGGCCCACCGCGTGTGGGAGAGGTTCCCGGCCTCCGCGGTCTGATCCCGCTCCCGGAGGAACGTGACGGCCGGTCGCCGGTGGGGCGACCGGCCGTCACGGCGTCACGCGGTCAGCACAGGCAGAGGTTGTACCTGGCCTGGTACGTGGTGGCCGCGGCCGGGGCGGTGATGTTGTGGGTCTGGGCGCCGCCGTCCGACCAGTCGCGGTAGCGCCAGCCGAGGCCGAGCGGACCCGGTTGCGGGCTGGGCGCGCTGATCGAGTTGTTCGAGCCCGCGATGACCGTGCGGGTGAACGGCGTGGCCTGGGCCGTGCCGCCGACGCTGAGCTGGAGACCGCTCGGGCTCGACGTGAACGTCAGGTTCACCGTCCGCGGGTCCAGCTTGGTCGTCGTGCTCGTGGTGCGGCCCGACGAGTCGGTCGCGGTCAGCGTCAGGTCCAGGTAGGACGGGTACTCGTGGTCCGGGGCGGTGAACGAGCCCGACGCCACGCCGGTCCAGTTCTGCACCACGTGCTCGTGGCACCCGCCACTGGTCGCGCAGTGCTGGATGCTCAGCTTCCAGCTCAGCGCGGACGCGGGCAGGGTGCCGTCCTGGGCGTCGGTGGCGTGGCCGGAGAACGGCACGTCCTGGCCCACCACCCAGTTCAGCGGCGCGGTCGGCGCGTCGATCACCGGGACCGGGTCCTGGGAGACCGGGGTGCCGACGGTGACCGCGACCGTCGTGGTGCCCGACGCGCCCGCCTGGTCGCTCACGCGCAGGCCCACCGCGACCGTCGCGGCCGAGGTGTAGGTGCGGGTGGGCGTGGGGGAGGTGGAGTCGTCGTGCTGGCCGTCGCCGTCCAGGTCCCACGCGTAGCTCAGCGTGTCGCCGACGTCCGGGTCGGTCGAGCCCGTGCCGCTGAACTGCACGGCCAGCGGCGCCGGGCCGGACTGCGGGGTCGCGGTCGCCACGGCCGTCGGCGCGCGGTTGCCGGTCGGGTAGCCGACGCGGCGCAGCTGGCCCGCGCCCAGCGCGAGGTAGAACAGGTCACCGCCGGGGCCGGTGGTGATCTGCACGGGGACGTTCACGCCGGTCACGAACGGCACCAGCTTGGTGGGGTCGGGCTGGCCCGCGGTGGTCTGCATCGCCCAGATGCAGCCCCGGGAGCTGTCCGAGAAGAACAGCGCGCCGTCGTAGGCGGCCGGGTAGTTGCTGGTCGACTCGAACGCGATGCCGGAGATGGACGACCCGCCGGTCGGGCACGGGTCGGTGGCGACCACCTTCGCCGAGTGGTTGTAGGCGTAGTACGGCGCGGTCTGGCCGGCGCCGGTGTAGAGCGACTCGCACAGGTCGAGGTTCGCGCCGTCGTAGCCGCCCTGGCGGCCGCCGCCCTCGTAGCAGGGCCAGCCGAAGTTCTCCGCCGTCGCGTCGTTCACGTCGGCGATCCGGTTGATCTCCTCCCACGTGTTCCAGCCGACGTCGCCCGCCCACAGCTCGTCGGTGCCCGGGCGGAACGCGAACCGGAACTGGTTGCGCATGCCGTGGGCGATGATCCGCTTGGCGTTGGGGTCGGCGTGCGCGGCGAACGGGTTGCCGGGCAGGCCCGCGCCGGTGTCGGGGTCGATGCGGACGATGGAGCCGTCCAGGCTCACCGGCTCGCCCGCCGGGCGGCGGATCGACTGGGAGCGCAGCGCGCCACCGCGCGCGGTCGGCGAGGTCAGGTTGGTGCCCGCCGCGCCCGGCGGGTCGGCGCACGGGTTGCCGACCTGGCCGTAGTCGGCGAAGTTGAAGCTCGCGCCGTCACCGCCGCCGACGTAGAGGCCGCCGTCCGGGCCGAACACGACGGTGCCGATCGAGTGGCTGGGGTACTGCTGGCACCAGTCGGTGACCAGCGGCTGCTCCGAGGTGGCCGTGCCGCCGGCACCCATGGTCAGCTTGGAGACCCGGCCGGTGACCACGCAGCCCTGGTCGGTCGCGCCGGGCGGGGTGGGGCACTGGTCGCCCCAGCGCGGGTGGGTGCCGCCGGGCGCCGCGTCGTGGGTGTAGGCGACGTAGACGTACGGGCGCGCCGGGAACTGCGGGTCCACGGCCATGCCGAGCAGGCCGCGGTCCCAGAAGTCCTGGGTCTGCGGGCGCAGGTCGGCGAACGTGGTGGCCGTGGTGTCGGCGAGCGAGTCGTAGACCTTGACCAGGCCGCTCTTCTCGGCGATGAACACCCTGCCGTCGGGGGCGAAGGAGACGGCGGTCGGCGAGGTCAGGCCGCCGATGGCCAGGGTGTCGGTGAAACCGGCCGGCACGGCGGCGCCGGCTGTCGGGGCGGTGGTCGCCACCAGGCCGGCCGCGACCACCAGGGTCGCGGCCGCCACGGCGGTGATCCGTCTGGGACGTGCGGTGAAGCGTCTGCGGCGGGGTAAACGCATAGTGAGTTTTGTTCCTTTCGTGCCACTTTGGAGTGAGCACGAAAGGGTGACATGTCGTTCCTGCGTCACACTCCGCTTTGTAGGGGTCGGTTCGGCCTACCGGTCAGTCTCACCCTCGCGGGGGAGTGTCAACCCCTCAAAAGTGGGTTCACCGCTGCGACATTCGTGTCGGATCGTCCCGACGGTCATTGCGCGACCGGGTCCCCGACGCGGGTCAGCAGGTACCCGGCCGCCGCCGCGAGCGGGAACATCACCACGCCGTACACCGCCGCCGGCACCGCGAGCTGCTCGCTGCCCAGCACCGTCACCGCCACGGTGATCGCCAGCGTGCTGTTGTGGATGCCGACCTCGAACGCGGACGCGACGGCCTGCCGCCTGCCCACCCGCGCCCACCGCGGCACGAAGTACCCGGCCGCCAGGCTGCACGCGCAGAACAGGACCGCCACCACACCGACGTCCGCCAGGTAGATCCCGATGTTCTCCCGCTCGGCCACGATCGTGCCGACGATCACCGCGAACAGCACCACGGCGGAGATGATCCGCACCGGCTTGTCCGCCCGTTCCGCGAACGACGGCGACCACCGCCGCACCAGCATGCCCAGCACCACGGGCACCAGCACGATCGCGAACACCTGCGCCACCTTGCCGAACTCCAGCCCCACCCCGCCGCCGCCGATCGGCTCGAACCAGGCCAGCGCGAAGTTCACCACCAGCGGCAGCGTGGCCACGGCGAGCACCGAGTTCACCGCCGTCAGGGTGATGTTGAGCGCCACGTCGCCGCGGAACAGGTGGCTGAACAGGTTCGCCGTCGTCCCGCCGGGCGACGCGGCCAGCAGCATCATGCCCACCGCGAGCAGCGGGTCCAGCCCCAGCGCCGTGACCAGGCCGAAGCACACCAGCGGCAGCAGCACCAGCTGCGTCGCCAGCGCCACCGCCACCGCGCGCGGTTCCCGCGCGATCCGGGCGAAGTCGCCCACCACCAGCGACAGGCCGAGGCCGAACATCACCACGGCCAGCGCGACCGGGAGGCCGACGCTCGTCAGTGCCGAATCCACGGGGACCACCTGCGTCTCTGCGTCGAAACCACCTCGGAGGACGCATCCTCTCCCGGAAACGGACGAACCGGGAGCACCCGCGACCACTTCGATGAGAATCGGTGATCACCCCGAGGCGCGGGGCCGGGACCGCTCAGTAGGCCATGAACAGGATCTCGTCGCGCGAGTAGTCGTGGCCCGGGTGGTTCTCCTTGAGGTGCTCCTGGGTCTTGGTCACCAGGTCGTCCTCGTTCTCCCCGGTGATGTGCTCGCCGCAGGGGCAGGTGATGTTGCGCTTCATCGCGTCCTCCGCTGGAGTTGATCTCCTGTTCGACTCTACTGCCGGCGGCCCGCTTGTCGACCGGTTCCTTGCGGTACCGGTCGACGCCGCCGGGCCGGTCAGCGCTTGCGCGCCACCAACAGCGACTGGCCCGGCGAACTGGCCAGCGGGTGCGCGGACGGCGGGTCGAAACCGGTCGCGGTCAGCCAGCCGCCGATCTCCTCCGCCGAGTACACCTGGCCGCCCTGGCCGTGGAACAGGTTGAGGCTGAACACGCGGGCGAACGCGTCGGACGCCGGGTCGTCCACGTGCTCGTCGTGCTCCAGCAGCACGACCGCCCCGCCCGGCGCCAGCGCGTCGGCCACCCGGGCCAGCAGCCGCTCGTTGGCCTCCGCGGTGCGGCCGTGCACGACGTTGAACAGCAGCGCGGTGTCGAAGCCCGACCCCAGGTCGAGGTCGTCGTAGTCACCGGGCCGCAGCTCGACGCGGTCCGCCAGGCCCGCCTCGGCCACCGCCGCCCCGCCCACGGCCAACGCCTCGGGCAGGTCGACGACGGTCGCCCGCAGCGACGGGTGCGCCGCGCACAACCGGATCGCGTGCGTGGCGTGCCCGCCTCCGACGTCCAGCAGCGTCGCGCCCACCGGCACGGTCGACGCCACCTCGGGCGCGATGTGGTCGGCGTGCCCGGACAGCATGCCCTGGAAGCGCCGCAGCACGTCGGGCCGCTCGGCGAGCCAGGCGTAGAAGTCCAGGGCGGGCTTGCCGGTGCGGACCGAGCCCTCCAGGTCCTGCCAGGACTCGAACAGCACGACCGACCAGAACTTCTGCACGTCGGTGTACCCGGCGCCGGTCAGCCACGACGTGGTCGCCGGGGCGTTGGCGAAGCCGTCGCCCTCCCGGAGCAGGTAGCCGAACGACACCAGCAGGTCGCCCAGCAGCGCGGTGCCGCGCGGGTCCGTGCCGAGCGCGTCGGCCAGCGCCGCGGTCGAGCGGGGGCCGTCGGCGAGGGCGTCGAACACGCCCAGCCGCAGGCCCGCGGTGAGCGCCCGGTAGCCGGCGGCGGCGAGCATGTCGTGGAACGACGGCGGGCCGTCGTCCGGGGGCAGGTGCAGCGGCACGGTCAGGACCTCTCCGGCATGACCCCCGCCGAGGCGAGGTAGTCGACGTGGCGGGCGATCATCTCGGCGTCGGCGGGCGGGAACTCGACGCCGCACGAGCGGGCGGCGTCCCAGGTCGCGGTGCAGTCGAACACCGGGTGCGCCCGGTGCGTGGTGGTCAACCCGAACGCCAGCGGGCCGAACGCGCTGTCCGGGCTCTCCAGCATCAGCGACCGCCACTCCGGGTACTCCAGCACCCGGTTCGGGTAGCCCTTGGCGGCCAGCACGCCGCCCAGGTCGGCGTAGGTGAACCCGTCGGCCCGGTAGTAGTGGAAATCGCGGCCGTGCAGCTCCGGGTTCGCGGAGATGCCCGCGATGGCCGCGGCGAGCCGGTCCACCGGCAGCATGTCGATCACGTCGTTCGTCCGCGGCACGGCGCGGGCGTGCGCGCAGGTCGAGATCTGGCGGCTCAGGTACGACTCGGTCTTCGCCGTGCCGGTGCGCACGTCGCCCACGATCGCCGCGATGCGGTGGACCGACACCGGCAGGCCGCGGTCGCGCGCGAGCACGCCCATCGTGTCGGCCACCCACTTGGTGGTGTGGTAGCCGGTGTCCAGGCCGGTCGGGTCCTCCGCGCGGTCGGCCTCGGTGATGCGCTGCCGGTCGTAGGCGGCGCCGAGGAACACGCCGAGCGTGGACATCAGGTGCAGCGGCTTCGTCGAGTACCGGGTGGCCAGGCGCAGCACGTCGACCGTGCTGCCGACGTGCGGCGGCATCATCCACTGGTAGGTGAGGACGAAGTTCATCACCGCGCCGTTGTGGTAGATCGCGTCCACGCTCTCGGCCAGGCCGTCGAACGCCTTCTCCGACAGGCCCAGCAGCGGCCGGGACATGTCGCCCACCACGGGCACGACCCGCGCCAGCAGCTCCTCGGGCACGTCGAGGTGGGCGCGGCGCAGGTTGGCGCGGATGCGCGCGGCGGCCACGGTCGGCGTCTCCGCCCGCACCAGGCAGTGCACCTCGGCGTCGGTGCGGGTCAGCAGCTCGCCGAGCAGGTGCGCGCCGAGGAACCCGGTGGCGCCGGTCAGCAGCACGCGCTCGACGGGGCCGGTGCGGACCGGGTGGTGCGGGGCGACGTCGTCCGGCGGGACGGCGTCGAGCCTCATCTCCGGCACGGTCGGCAGCCCGGAGCGGTACTTCTTGGCGAACGTGTGGTCCGACGCCGCGGCCTGCTCCACCACCTCGGCCAGTTCGGCGAGGTCGGCGGTGGCGAACAGGGCGCGCAGCGGCACCGTGACGCCCAGCAGGGCGCGGACCTTCGCCAGCACGGCGGCGGCGATCAGCGAGTGCCCGCCCAGGCCGAAGAAGCTGTCCCGGCGGCCGACGAGCGGCGCGTCGAGCACCTCCGACCAGATCTCGGCCAGCGTCCGCTCGACCGGCGTGCGCGGCGGCTCGTACGGCGCGGTGCGCGCGGACGCGTCCGGCTCGGGCAGCGCGGCCAGGTCCACCTTGCCGTGCCGGGTGAGCGGCAGCGCGTCCAGTTCGACGCGCGCGCCGGGCAGCATCGCCTCCGGCAGGCGCTCGGCGCAGAACGCCCGCAGCGCGTCCAGCTCCGGTGCGGTCCCGCCTGCCCGCAGCACGACGTAGGCGACCAGCACGTCCCCCCGCACCGCCGCGGCGGCCTCGGCGACCTCCGGGTGCGCCAGCAGCGCCGCCCGCACCTCGCCGGGCTCGATGCGGTGGCCGCGCAGCTTGACCTGGTCGTCCACGCGACCCAGGAACTCCAGCGTCCCGTCGGGCAGCAGCCGCACCAGGTCCCCGGTGCGGTACGTGCGCCCGCCCGGCACGACCGGGTCCGGCAGGTACGCCGACGCGGTCCGCGCCGGGTCGCCCCGGTAGCCGCGGGCGGGTGCCAGGCCGCCGACGTGCAGCTCGCCGGGCACGCCGACCGGCGCCGGTCGCAGCGCGCCGTCCAGCACGTACGCCCGCACGCCCGGCAGCGGCCTGCCGATGGGCAGGGTCGCGGCGCGCGGGTCCACCTCGGAGGCGTCGACCGTGCGGTGGGTGGTGGCGCACACCGTGGTCTCGGTCGGGCCGTAGTGGTTGACCAGGCCGACCTTGCCGCCGGTGAGCGCGGCCCACTCGGCGACCGTCGCGGTCGGCACGGCCTCGCCGCCGATCATCACGGTGGTCAGCGGGCCGGGGTCCACGTCCTGGCCGGACAGGCCCGCGAGGTCGGCTACCCACCGCTTGAACAGCGCGGCGGGCGCGTCGACCGCGGTGATGCCGTGCTCGGCGCACAGCGCGAGCAGGTCCGCGCCGCCCACCGTCGCCGGCTCCGGGTGCACGACGACGGCGGAGCCGGAGCACCAGGCGGGGAACACGTCGCCCACCGAGGCGTCGAAGCTCAGCGGCGGCACCATGAGGATGCGCCCGCCGGGCGCGAACCCGTGCAGGTCGACGAACGAGCCGGTCAGGTTGGCCAGCGTGTCGTGCTGCACCTGCACGCCCTTGGGCACGCCGGTCGAGCCCGACGTGTAGACGACGTAGGCCAGCGATCCCGCGGCGGTCGCGACGGCGGGCGGCGCGTCGGCCTCGCCGGTGAACGCGTCGTCGGTGGTGTCCAGCAGCGCGCCGCGGTACCCGCCGAAGCGGTCCCGGTCGCCGGGCGCCGTGATCACGACGGGCGCGCCGCAGTCGGCGAGCAGCCCGGCCAGCCGGGCGGGCGGGTTCGCCGGGTCCAGCGGCACGTACGCGCCGCCCGCCTTGAGCACGGCGAGCAGCCCGACCAGGGCGTCCGGTCCGGCCTTCACGGCGAGGCCCACGGGCGTCTCCGGGCCGACGCCCCACTCGGCGAGCAGGTGCGCGACCCGGTTGGCCCGCCGGTCGAGCTGCCCGAACGTGAGCGACGAGCCGTCGGCGAGGTCCAGCACCGCGGTGGCGCCGGGGTGGGCGGCGACCTGCTCGGCGATCCGGGGCAGCACGTGGGGGTACCGGGCCGGCGCGGGGCCGTTCAGCGCCGCCGCGGCCTCCCGGTCCGCCGCCGTGGACGTGTCCAGCGCGGACAGCCGGGTGGTCGGGTGCTCCACCAGGGCGGAGAGCACCGCGAGCAGGTGGTCGGCCATCCGCGCCACGG
This region of Saccharothrix longispora genomic DNA includes:
- a CDS encoding catalase codes for the protein MDPIKPAKVVKDALEKAVEKVADLATPPIPGAPGSAPPPLEEPTGPKPAPPRKADQGSPETRTATGARTGADADVREQQGEYLTTSTGARLHDTDHSLRAGRRGPTLLQDHHLREKITHFDHERIPERVVHARGAGAHGVFVGYGNATNVCKAAFLDEGVTTPVFVRFSTVLGSRGSADTVRDTRGFATKFYTSEGTFDLVGNNIPVFFIQDGIKFPDIIHAAKPHPDREIPQAQSAHDTFWDFVSLHTEATHHVLWNMSDRGIPRSYRMMEGFGVHSFRLVNAEGGTALAKFHWKPKLGVHSLTWEEAQMIGGVDPDFHRRDLYDAIEAGAFPQWELGIQVFPDTPEQTFEGIDLLDSTKIVPEELAPVQPIGVLTLNRNPTNFFAETEQVAFHLGNLVPGIDVTDDPLFQTRLFSYLDTQLSRLGGPNFNQIPINRPHVPVNDMFRDGFHQHAVHRGVAPYKPNTLDGGCPFFAGADTGALVEVPQPVAESVKERRAHVTVDDHFSQARLFYRSMTPVEREHIVRAFTFELGKCYEQAVKERELRVLANVDADLCAKVAQGLGLPAPEPTEVPADVTPSPALSQLGGEWPADGRMIGIVVDADDPDGLADLHALRQSISAAGMVPLLIAARGGTLADGLVAQRTFLTARSVEFDALLVASAPAPAPDALPQRDAKAGAPSLTVDPRVVLMLQEVYRHAKAVVAWGTGPTALAEAGLVPGEPGVVVTETAAQALEQLQGLLPAHRVWERFPASAV
- a CDS encoding DUF1059 domain-containing protein; this encodes MKRNITCPCGEHITGENEDDLVTKTQEHLKENHPGHDYSRDEILFMAY
- a CDS encoding PQQ-dependent sugar dehydrogenase → MAAATLVVAAGLVATTAPTAGAAVPAGFTDTLAIGGLTSPTAVSFAPDGRVFIAEKSGLVKVYDSLADTTATTFADLRPQTQDFWDRGLLGMAVDPQFPARPYVYVAYTHDAAPGGTHPRWGDQCPTPPGATDQGCVVTGRVSKLTMGAGGTATSEQPLVTDWCQQYPSHSIGTVVFGPDGGLYVGGGDGASFNFADYGQVGNPCADPPGAAGTNLTSPTARGGALRSQSIRRPAGEPVSLDGSIVRIDPDTGAGLPGNPFAAHADPNAKRIIAHGMRNQFRFAFRPGTDELWAGDVGWNTWEEINRIADVNDATAENFGWPCYEGGGRQGGYDGANLDLCESLYTGAGQTAPYYAYNHSAKVVATDPCPTGGSSISGIAFESTSNYPAAYDGALFFSDSSRGCIWAMQTTAGQPDPTKLVPFVTGVNVPVQITTGPGGDLFYLALGAGQLRRVGYPTGNRAPTAVATATPQSGPAPLAVQFSGTGSTDPDVGDTLSYAWDLDGDGQHDDSTSPTPTRTYTSAATVAVGLRVSDQAGASGTTTVAVTVGTPVSQDPVPVIDAPTAPLNWVVGQDVPFSGHATDAQDGTLPASALSWKLSIQHCATSGGCHEHVVQNWTGVASGSFTAPDHEYPSYLDLTLTATDSSGRTTSTTTKLDPRTVNLTFTSSPSGLQLSVGGTAQATPFTRTVIAGSNNSISAPSPQPGPLGLGWRYRDWSDGGAQTHNITAPAAATTYQARYNLCLC
- a CDS encoding non-ribosomal peptide synthetase, which produces MTELSDHRERLLEKLLAQRGLATAPRRAVPERPAGAVVPLSGNQRGLWLTGRLGLDAGAYVMYAALRVAGDVDEERLRAAVRAVTARHEALRTRVVDTDGTPEQQVLDEVAEDVVSAEVADEEELRAFVLAEVDAPFDLGAAPLFRVRVVRVGPGDTALVFSAHHIVCDDLSLGLVVGEVGEVYAGRELPQTGTQFPDYAHWQADRLADGERQRQLDHWADRLAGAPEVLDLALDRPRTPHRTVAGASHRFTVPRALAAGLAELTRAHGCTTFAGLLAGFGVLLSRRSGADDLVVGAPTTHRPFPELERSVGMFVTTTALRLDLSGDPTPADLLARARATAIDALDHADVAFDEVAARVAPRRDLAHHPLFQVMLVLNRGGGSDTWGGFPAAPLPADRATSRFDLTLHVRETDGDWPANLDYSTDLFDSDTVARMADHLLAVLSALVEHPTTRLSALDTSTAADREAAAALNGPAPARYPHVLPRIAEQVAAHPGATAVLDLADGSSLTFGQLDRRANRVAHLLAEWGVGPETPVGLAVKAGPDALVGLLAVLKAGGAYVPLDPANPPARLAGLLADCGAPVVITAPGDRDRFGGYRGALLDTTDDAFTGEADAPPAVATAAGSLAYVVYTSGSTGVPKGVQVQHDTLANLTGSFVDLHGFAPGGRILMVPPLSFDASVGDVFPAWCSGSAVVVHPEPATVGGADLLALCAEHGITAVDAPAALFKRWVADLAGLSGQDVDPGPLTTVMIGGEAVPTATVAEWAALTGGKVGLVNHYGPTETTVCATTHRTVDASEVDPRAATLPIGRPLPGVRAYVLDGALRPAPVGVPGELHVGGLAPARGYRGDPARTASAYLPDPVVPGGRTYRTGDLVRLLPDGTLEFLGRVDDQVKLRGHRIEPGEVRAALLAHPEVAEAAAAVRGDVLVAYVVLRAGGTAPELDALRAFCAERLPEAMLPGARVELDALPLTRHGKVDLAALPEPDASARTAPYEPPRTPVERTLAEIWSEVLDAPLVGRRDSFFGLGGHSLIAAAVLAKVRALLGVTVPLRALFATADLAELAEVVEQAAASDHTFAKKYRSGLPTVPEMRLDAVPPDDVAPHHPVRTGPVERVLLTGATGFLGAHLLGELLTRTDAEVHCLVRAETPTVAAARIRANLRRAHLDVPEELLARVVPVVGDMSRPLLGLSEKAFDGLAESVDAIYHNGAVMNFVLTYQWMMPPHVGSTVDVLRLATRYSTKPLHLMSTLGVFLGAAYDRQRITEADRAEDPTGLDTGYHTTKWVADTMGVLARDRGLPVSVHRIAAIVGDVRTGTAKTESYLSRQISTCAHARAVPRTNDVIDMLPVDRLAAAIAGISANPELHGRDFHYYRADGFTYADLGGVLAAKGYPNRVLEYPEWRSLMLESPDSAFGPLAFGLTTTHRAHPVFDCTATWDAARSCGVEFPPADAEMIARHVDYLASAGVMPERS
- a CDS encoding bile acid:sodium symporter family protein, which codes for MDSALTSVGLPVALAVVMFGLGLSLVVGDFARIAREPRAVAVALATQLVLLPLVCFGLVTALGLDPLLAVGMMLLAASPGGTTANLFSHLFRGDVALNITLTAVNSVLAVATLPLVVNFALAWFEPIGGGGVGLEFGKVAQVFAIVLVPVVLGMLVRRWSPSFAERADKPVRIISAVVLFAVIVGTIVAERENIGIYLADVGVVAVLFCACSLAAGYFVPRWARVGRRQAVASAFEVGIHNSTLAITVAVTVLGSEQLAVPAAVYGVVMFPLAAAAGYLLTRVGDPVAQ
- a CDS encoding methyltransferase, which encodes MPLHLPPDDGPPSFHDMLAAAGYRALTAGLRLGVFDALADGPRSTAALADALGTDPRGTALLGDLLVSFGYLLREGDGFANAPATTSWLTGAGYTDVQKFWSVVLFESWQDLEGSVRTGKPALDFYAWLAERPDVLRRFQGMLSGHADHIAPEVASTVPVGATLLDVGGGHATHAIRLCAAHPSLRATVVDLPEALAVGGAAVAEAGLADRVELRPGDYDDLDLGSGFDTALLFNVVHGRTAEANERLLARVADALAPGGAVVLLEHDEHVDDPASDAFARVFSLNLFHGQGGQVYSAEEIGGWLTATGFDPPSAHPLASSPGQSLLVARKR